The Streptomyces sp. NBC_00510 genomic interval CTGGGCGAGGCGGTCGGCCGCAGGGCCGCGAATTCCGATCGCGCCCCGGCCGCGGCTGCCGCCCTGCGTGAACTGCTCGCCGACTCCGAACCGTCCGTGCGGGCCGGGGCCGCCCGCGGCCTTGGCAGCCTGGGTGTGTCGCTCGATGCCCTGCGGTCCAGGACGGACGACCCGGACTGGTGGGTACGCGCCGCAGTCGCGGATGTCCTCGCCGCCAGTCTGCCGCACTGGCCGCCCGCACGTCCGCTGCTAGCCCAACTAACCAACGACACAAATCCGACCGTGCGCGAAACAGCAGCAAAGGCACTCCGCGCCCAACTCGAGTTCTGACTCAACTTCTGCCGTCCGTGACTGTGGGTGACCGGTTAGACCTCGAAGAGGACCTCCGCTTGCGGCGCGATCGGAGGGTCAAGGACGTCGCGAAGACGGGTGACGTCCTGGCGCCACTTCGAGCCGTTCACAGCTTCGGCCCACAGCTCGGCGAGTTCGGACAGCTCGGAGAGCACGTGGTCCAGAGCGTCGACGGCGAGCGTTCGTAGGTCCGCGGGCAACTCCGGTAGCGGCTCTGATGGTCCGTAGTTCGAACACGCCGGCTCGCCGTCAGGGTGCTGTGCGACGACCAAGGCGGCAGCGGCCACCGCTCGCTCGCCGTCGGAGGTATCCAGGTAGTCCGCAGGATCGGCTGCGCGTTTGAGTGCGCCGCGGATCACGGATACGCGTTCTTCCCATGCTGCCTCGTCAAGGTCACCCCCGAAGTCGGCGGCGGTGTCGTTGTCGAAGGGGCCGATGTCCCAGGTGCCCATATCTCTCCTCGCGTGGCCGTCTGGAGATCGTCGCACTGGCCACCGACAGCGAGGCCGGGAGACAACCTGTACCCGCTTGCGGCGCAGGAGCACCGTTGCGTGCTGGCGCGCTCCGTGCCCGTCGCCGTCGCTGCTGCTGTCGCCGGGTGCTGGGCGCTGGGACTGTGCAGCAGAAGCTGACCGTTCAGCGTCGTTGGGTGGCGGGCGGCTCAACGGTCACGACGGGACTGTCAGGCGAGGGCGCCGGCTGTTCGATTGCCGAGAAACCCGATCTGCCGCGAGTCGGTGACGTCGGTCCAGTTGCGCAGCGAGGCGGTGCGCGCACCATGCGCTGCTTCGCGGTCGTAGAAGAGGGTGGATCTGTAGACCTTGCCGTCGTCGGAGATGACCTCGCCGTCCTCGTGATCGGGCCCTTGCTGCAAGAGGTCGACGACAACCGTCCGACCCGGATCGTGGGCGCACTTGCCCGCAGCAGATCGGTGGACTGAACGACGATGCTTGACACCACGGAGTCATGATCGGTCCTCAGGCAGCTTGGGGAAGCTGCGGCACCGTCACCTCGGTACTGCCTTCGAGCGGGGATGGTGACCCGCCAACCCGCGTACCTTCCCGGTCAGAGCACTGCCCGGTCCCGTCGGTTCGCCAGGGAGATCAGGCCGTCCCGGCATACCACTCCCCCGCATACGCCCGCAGCGCCAGCACTACCGCCTCCGCGCCCCCCGGCAGCCGGTCGATCCGGTCGATCCGGTCGATCCGGTCGATCCGGTCCAGAACGTAGTCCCGGTGACCGTCGATCAAGTGCCTGGGATGAGCGGAGGCATGCGCGCCCGGCACCCGCACGCGCACCGACATCGCCGCCGGCCTGAACCCCCGCAATCCGCACCGGAACTCGCCGGTCCGCGATCCGGCGCCAGCAGCTCAGTCAGGGCCCGCCGCACCCAGACGACAATGCGGATCCACTGTCACCTGCAACCACGAGATCATCCCGGTGCTGGCCGGAGGTAACTCCATGTTTGCTTGCGATCGCTACATTCCGCTGAGTAAAGTTCGGTAAAGCACGGGTAATTTGAACGAGCATCAGGAAGCACCAGACATGACGAACCCGTTCGAGGACCAGGAAGCCACTTACCTGGTGCTGGTCAATGCGGAGAAGCAACACTCGCTTTGGCCGAGCTCTGTCGATGTCCCCAAGGGCTGGGATATCGCATTCGGCGAGGCTGCACGACAGGACTGCCTGGACTACGTCGAGCGCTCTTGGACCGACATGCGGCCCAAGAGCCTGGTCGATGCCATGGGCGGCAACTGAACGCCCCAGGATGTGCGGTCCGTTGAATCGCAGCGGACCGCACTCGGGGCCGAGCAGCCCCGGGCAGGGTCCGTCGCACGCGCTTCACAGCTTCGCCGCCCTCCGAGCTCTGAGGCGGCTCCCCGGTCCGCCGCCCGGGGACTGAACGTAGACCACAGGTGACCCGTACGGGCGCCGAACTGTTCACCCAGGCCGGATTCAAGGCAGCGGAGACTCGTTCTTCTGATATCAGCGAGAACTCACCACATCTTCGCAGACGGTTATTAAAGCTTCGCTGGTCGCCACCCGGGTGGGTCCAGCATGACACCGCGCTCGCGGCCGGACCTCCGAGAGCCGAAACAGGATGCGTCGGCCACTTCTGTCGCTGACGGATGCCGAGTCCGCGCAGCACAAGATTTTGCGCCGTTTTCTCGCTGGATATCAAGTACACGGGGTATGCAAAATGCCTAACCATGCCAAGATGGCCCTGACCGCGGCTCAAAAGGGCATCTGGTACGCCCAGGCACTGGATCCGGAGAGCCCGGCCCAGAACATGGTGGAATACCTGGACATCGCCGGCCCTCTGCAGCTCGGCTTGCTGGAGAAGGCGTTCGGCCAGGCGCTGGCCGAGGCCGAGTTGTCGCATCGGCGGTTCGGGCAGGGCGACGATGGGCCGTGGCAGGTGGCCGAACCCCTGCCTGACTACCGGTTGCCCGTGATCGACCTGCGGGAGGAGTCCGAGCCGGTGGCGGCCGCTGAGGCGTGGATGCGTGCCGACGCCGCCCGCCCCGCCGATCTCGAACACGGCGGAATCATCACCTTCACCGCGCTCCTGGTGCGCGAGGACAGGACCGTGGTGTATCTGCGGGCCCATCACATCGCGGTGGACGCCGTCGGGTACGGGGTGTGGCTGAACCGGGTGACGGAGATCTACACCGCCCTCGAGGAGGGACGAGACTGCCCGTTCACGCCGTTCGCGACCCTCGAGGAGATCGTGGCCGACGATGAGTCGTACCGCGGGAGCGAGCAGTTCGCGCAGGACCGGGCGTACTGGGCGGAGCGGATGGGGGACGCGCCTGAGGTCGTGACCCTGGCCTCGCGGACGGCGTCGGCGTCTCATCATTCTCACCGCCGGACCGCCGTGGTGTCGGCTGAGGTCGCTCAGTCGCTTCGACAGGTGGCCCGCGCGTCGGGCGTCGCTCTGCCCGCCCTGCTGATCGGAGCCGCCGGGCTGTACGTGCAGCGGGTGGCGCAGGTGCAGGACGTCGTGCTGGGACTGACCGTCACGGCGCGCAAGGGATCGCGTGTGCAGGGGTCGGTGGCGAGCATGGCCCAGGTGCTGCCGCTGCATATGCGCATCACGGCGGGCATGCGGCCGGGTCGCAATTGAAGCTCAATGGTTCGTTCATCTTTTCACCAAATGCAACACTCCGGTGAGCGCAAGATCATCGGCAGGTCTATTGTGCCCCAACCTTTGGGGCTCTCACCGGTACTCAGGTCTCACGTCGCGACATGACGGAACGCCAAGTGACAGGCCGCACCGCACTTCGATCCCACCCTGAACGACGTGCTAGCCTTCATCGGCTTCCGGCGTGAGATCTGACGGCAGAACTGGTCCGCACACTCCGCAGGAACGGCCGGCCAAGGAGATCCGGCGCGCCACACCGGCGGTGCTCGGCACCTTCCCCAACCCACCGCGCATCAGCTGGTCGGTGCCGTCCCGACCGCAAAGAGTGGCGGAAGGACCGAAGCCCCCCGCTGCATGGGCCACGGCCTCCGGCTCATGAGGACGCGGCGAACCACCCGACGGCACGCTCGCCGGAGCCTTCGCGGAATCGTCCCTGACTGCTTCGGGACAATCGGAGCCCCCGACGCCGACAACAGAGAAGAGAAGAGACGTGATGCACCGCCCGGCCAGTGGGACGTCGCTTCACCCCTGGTTCCGACAGGTGCGGAACTGCCGCGCCCCACGCCTGCGACTCATCTGCTTCCCGC includes:
- a CDS encoding MbtH family protein is translated as MTNPFEDQEATYLVLVNAEKQHSLWPSSVDVPKGWDIAFGEAARQDCLDYVERSWTDMRPKSLVDAMGGN
- a CDS encoding condensation domain-containing protein, translating into MALTAAQKGIWYAQALDPESPAQNMVEYLDIAGPLQLGLLEKAFGQALAEAELSHRRFGQGDDGPWQVAEPLPDYRLPVIDLREESEPVAAAEAWMRADAARPADLEHGGIITFTALLVREDRTVVYLRAHHIAVDAVGYGVWLNRVTEIYTALEEGRDCPFTPFATLEEIVADDESYRGSEQFAQDRAYWAERMGDAPEVVTLASRTASASHHSHRRTAVVSAEVAQSLRQVARASGVALPALLIGAAGLYVQRVAQVQDVVLGLTVTARKGSRVQGSVASMAQVLPLHMRITAGMRPGRN
- a CDS encoding DUF4259 domain-containing protein: MGTWDIGPFDNDTAADFGGDLDEAAWEERVSVIRGALKRAADPADYLDTSDGERAVAAAALVVAQHPDGEPACSNYGPSEPLPELPADLRTLAVDALDHVLSELSELAELWAEAVNGSKWRQDVTRLRDVLDPPIAPQAEVLFEV